Part of the Onthophagus taurus isolate NC chromosome 11, IU_Otau_3.0, whole genome shotgun sequence genome is shown below.
TTAAGTTTCAATTATCTAAACATTATAtcatattacatttttttttaatttactacaattttaaatgatataattgaatttatttcatataaattaaaaaagaaattaatttttcaagatTGAAtcacatcgaaaattttacaaatttacaTTATCCGAAGTCCATACAGAATTTGCTTTCATAAAATTCACAGATTTAAGAGGagcaaaacgaaaattctttttcataaAACAAGTGATTGGTTCTGAAAAGAACCGATCTTGTTGGGGAGGTTTGGTTGATTGTTCATGCAAATTAGGCTCTTTCGCCGCGAATGCGCCTAGCAAGCTGAATGTCTTTCGGCATGATAGTTACTCGTTTTGCATGAATTGCACACAAGTTCGTATCTTCGAAAAGTCCGACCAAGTAAGCTTCGCTCGCCTCTTGCAAAGCCATAACGGCGCTGCTTTGGAATCGCAAGTCGGTCTTGAAATCTTGGGCAATTTCTCTAACCAAACGTTGGAAGGGCAACTTTCTAATTAGAAGTTCAGTACTTTTCTGGTAACGACGAATTTCTCGAAGAGCTACGGTTCCAGGTCTGTAACGATGCGGTTTCTTGACACCACCAGTAGCGGGGGCGCTTTTCCTTGCCGCTTTAGTCGCGAGTTGTTTACGTGGCGCTTTACCTCCGGTAGATTTTCGAGCAGTTTGTTTCGTACGAGCCATTTTACGATATTATTAACGAGATACAACGATAAACAGTGAGGATTAATCGAACAGTACGAGGTGTCAAAGTAAACTGAGAAATCGCTCGGTTGAAGGCTACTTTAAAGCCGTGTACGTGACTTGCATCGGATTGGTCGAGCCGTAAAATCGGTAGGCGTGTCCATTGCGCCACTATATAAGCGCGCCAAAAGTCCCAAAAACGGTAGTCCACTGTCTCTGCTCTTAGTTCGTCGTTATACATACATAgcaagaaaatcaaaattatctaAGAAAAATGACTGGCCGTGGAAAGGGAGGAAAAGGTCTTGGGAAAGGAGGCGCCAAACGTCATCGCAAAGTACTCCGTGACAACATCCAGGGCATCACCAAACCAGCCATCAGACGTCTTGCCCGTCGCGGCGGTGTAAAGCGTATTTCAGGATTAATTTACGAAGAAACTCGAGGAGTTTTAAAGGTTTTCCTGGAGAACGTTATTCGCGACGCTGTCACATACACTGAACACGCAAAAAGGAAAACCGTCACTGCTATGGACGTCGTTTACGCCCTTAAGCGTCAAGGTCGCACTCTCTACGGCTTTGGGggttaagaaatttaaattatgtacctattttaattttgacgacGACTGTTTTATATACAACACGACCACCCGGTTCTTTTCAGAACCACTATATTTATGAAAGTTAAGGAATATTTTCGCATACAATCCTGACAATTATGTACATATGTAGAGTGTGTTAATTATCGTACACGTCATCATTGTAAGATGCAACtaatgcaaccaatatcacagtattgatattgcaatacgcgatttgcatATTACAATACaaatacgataattaattaacacactgtatgtatATTAGACCCATTAGCGCTTGCGCATAATTCATTTCCAATTGTGCAGCCTGTCTGTTAGTATCTGTTATGGTTATATTCACTATCAAAGCGTAGATTTGAATTATTCTCTATTCTTCTACATGTTTCGTGTTTTtacatcaacaaatttttaagaacttttattttatatgtatgttttataataagttttatagacaaattaaaatcactttaaatttttaaattcactttaaatttttaaattcactttaaattttatagaaaaatcactttaaagtttcgatgtgACGTCATCAACCATATTGTACATTTTCGCAGCACCACCGGTAATATCAGTACTATCCTTTTCTATTTTCATAGCCCATATACCGACATAACATTAATCcgataaaatttatgaaagaattaataatttgtttttgttacaaCGCATATGTTCGGGTGAAATACCCTTGTTTCTTAGGTTTTCGACGCACAACTTCTAGAATGTCGTTGTTTACCCCATCTACCTGAAAATGTCGGGTTCGAGGGTCCgtcgaaaaaaaaactttacatTCAGATCCAAACGAGTAAGCAGGTAGATGGTAAATAAAGACGTTTTAGTTATTACACGTCGACAACCAAAGGAACAAGGGTATTTCACccgaaaatatgcgttatAGTATCaacaagtttcatttttacttATTGGTGTTGTGTGTGGATGtggaaaaaacaattaataggACTAGTGTTAACTGTGGTGCTGTGAAAATACATATGTATGTACATAGTTAGCGTTGTTACGTCTcatcgaaactttaaaaatcgaaaGTCATCTTTCGGTAAGTTTATCACTTTTCGTTGATTTTTAAGCGACACGACGatacttgaaaaaaatttgattcttgtaagtaaaataaacacttttttttgttgtatcaattcttttcttttgttttaattatcgAATTAGCACCTGTTTCTTTCGTTAGGTACTGCTTGGCGGAAACACGCCATGTTTAAAATGTACATACATATACAATGATATATACATGATATATACTTGAAAGAATATATCatgtataaaaaagaaaataatatacataaataacaTTCAAAAACTTGATCCATTTACACAACCGCAGAGACATCGATAGTTCGTTATTCGACTATATTTTTTGTGGCCCTGAGAAGGGCCGTTTTGTTAATATGATGGTGTGGCcaagttgtaattaaattaagctTTTTTCTCGGTCTTCTTAGGTAACAAAACAGCTTGAATGTTCGGAAGTACACCTCCTTGAGCAATCGTCACTCCTGATAGTAATTTATTCAATTCTTCGTCGTTACGTATAGCCAGTTGTAAATGTCTAGGGATGATTCGGGTCTTTTTGTTGTCTCTCGCAGCGTTACCGGCTAACTCGAGAACTTCGGCTGCCAAATACTCCATTACGGCCGCTAAATATACGGGAGCTCCAGCTCCTACACGTTCCGCGTAATTGCCCTTCCTCAACAATCGATGAATACGACCAACAGGAAATTGTAATCCTGCGCGACTGGATCTGGACTTTGCTTTCCCTTTAACTTTTCCACCTTTTCCTCGGCCCGACATGGCTTAATTGTCTTGGTAGCGTGCcgaaaaacttcaaaaaaatgcTTCAATGTAAACGatatcgttgttatgataACGTTTCAATACATGACGAAATTTAAGgttcttgaaatatttataCGCATCTGATCCGACTCCCCGACCAATAGCGGCCGTCAACCAAGCGGTAGCAACGGGAGGCGTGGCCTACTGATACGACGCTACTACTTTTTAGACGGCAACGCggccttttttttaacattgcaGCGTGAATTGTGTGTTAACGCCACGCGAGTATTGTTTACGATATCAAAATCTTGTCATCGataagtatttttataaactaatCAACAATGCCACCGAAAACTAGTGGAAAAGCAGCTAAAAAGGCGGGTAAAGCGcagaaaaacatttctaaaacCGACAAAAAGAAGAAGCGCAAGAGGAAGGAAAGCTACGCTATTTACATTTACAAGGTATTGAAGCAAGTTCATCCAGACACTGGCATTTCGAGTAAAGCTATGAGCATCATGAACAGCTTTGTGAATGATATTTTCGAGCGAATTGCCGCGGAAGCGTCTCGTTTGGCTCATTACAACAAAAGGTCAACGATCACCAGTCGAGAAATCCAGACTGCCGTCAGACTTCTGTTACCTGGAGAATTGGCAAAGCACGCTGTAAGCGAAGGCACCAAGGCTGTTACCAAGTACACAAGTTCCAAATAAATGGCAATATAAACATCCCTACCAAACAACGACCGGTTCTTTTCAgaaccaaaaattattatctgaaTAAAGTATCgcaatttacaatatttttaagttaatagtatttttagttaattaaactaaaactagaactaatagtagcactatcactagaactaacactaggtctagaactagaaactttcgggttaagccgtgctcttttgaaaaaatgtttgacgtgttgcaaccttcttcagaaacaagctGGAAGTGTTTcgcttcgaacttgtttctgaagaattgtttttcttaaattaaatttaggaaaaaaaaattaagtggaTGATCATTCTACTACGTCCATAGATATGCTAAAcccaaaaattccaaaatgtcAAACTAATAACTTGGCAAAAATTCACCCACGCTTCTTCTTTTTACAATGTCTGGTGGTGATAAAGAGGAATTTGAATCAACACGAAAAATTatactaattaataaatatgtataagtaAATGGGTGACAGCTATAGCTAAAGGACGTAAGGATTGTTCCAGATTCCGTGActgtaacaaacaaaattaatacaaaattaccctaaataaaaaaactagtCTCTTGcagaaagaaacaaaaataaaaaaataaacacgcAACAAGTTAAATATGTgcatatgtttaaaatttctgCGAATTTTTCCAGAAATCTTCAACCATTCTTCGTAAAAGTTACCATTAGAAAATGACCTGGAGTTAAAACATCGTAATTAGTAGATCCTACTAGTCAgaaacgaaataaaattaagaacgGCTTGTACTTGaattaaaatctttgtaaaccctctttaaaatgagtttttacTGATCGAATAACTTCTGACTGAAGAATAACGTTAAAAAAGTGCGGATAAGTGAAAAACTtacgaaaaatttaattaaaagctTCAATGTGACGTCACACACACAACACCAATCAATCCGATGAGTAAAACTAAAATTCTACAATAttctcaaaattgatgaaagaaTTAACAACTTGTCGATGTTACAACGCATATTTTCGGGTGAAATACCCTTGTTTCTTTGGTGTTCGACGTACAACGACTAAAACGTCTTTGTTTACCATTTACCTGCCTACCCCTACCTCATTCTAAGAAAAATCTTACAGAGTCTTAGAGTAAAGTGAATTAATGATTTGTAAATTTGCGTTCTTTTAtactatttatttatcaacTATGGTTGGTAAGAAGTTTTGATCGAACCTTCCCATTGTTCTTAGCTTTATTTGTTCTTACTTCTAATAAAAgttaacctaacttttattctaaaagatacatttaatttcaaaaacctTCACTCTGGTATATTTATGCTGTCAAAGTAACATGTTAGCTGATTTTCCTTACTGaccgaatattaaaaaaaaacatttaattaacacccattgtttaatgttatttaattttttatattctacTTCTATTTTCTATAACACTAATTAAATCTATCCGcttaaaagtttattaaaaaataaagtttatttatgttaCTATGTTTCGCTTTTTATTTTggattaatattgttttttaaacatccataCAATTAATACAGTCGTAATATTCGAAAATCACTTAGTAaactgtattaaaaaaaaatttaataattaacgcCATCTATGAGGCGGATGGAAgctttgttttactatttataCAGATTTCTTTACGAATTCCTAATGTTcgagataataaaaatttaattttacgtCTAGTTACACGTAATCTTTTCCTACATTCTACGAGTATTCTTGACGCGTTGGCGTCTCAATTTAGTGTTTAATTTCTCGTAAAAGTCGCTTTAAATCAAGTGCTATTTTATgacaaactttattatttttttatttttacaaatacaGCAATTACTACGCTAAATACTTCAATGTGTAGAAAAATGTGTGTACTTTAATTCTATGTATTCACTTTTCCATAATAATTTGCCATGAAACTTGGGTAAAAACTAACCTCTACCGGTACAAATCTAAAATTCTTGATAAATTGAGTCATGCCATCTGTGAATAAGATACCCAACTATACTTGTTACCAGTTACcagaaattttagttttagtgacgCATCCCTTTATTGATGTTCTATtgttattcttatttattgtaatttaatgatttaatcgTGTCAGCGGTGTTAATGCGGTTAATGCTGTTTTGTTTCCGAACGAAGATAATGTCATTTGGAAGAAGCTTTTCTGACAAAAAAAGTGTTACCTGCTTTTTCACTATAAACTTTACAAAAATGTCTCAATGGAGTCTTTCTTGTAATCTTTACATTGAATATTATCTATCAACATACAGAAAATTGaagatttattacaattcGGTATTCCAAAGGTGATGTGGAAGATGGTAATGGTGTCATGGTATGGATAAAGTAAGAACCTAAAATACCTGATTAAAATCCAAAcgcaaaaaaattaacaaatagaTTTTGTTGTCTCATTGGCCACaatattacaattaatttattatatgtatatttttatggtattgttaaatgtatataattcttttctatattttagGTGCAAATGAAACATGTTGAAGGATATATGCTAGAGATTAGTATCATTTCTTGGTTGGTTAATTGGGAACTAACACCCTCAAggaattaattctttaatgaTAATTAAAGAATACAAACTATGGAGTCACTTCAATTTTTGAAGACAGGTAATATTTGTTATAGTTCAACaggtaataattattttgtgaaaaactTTGTTCCTAAATTATCTTGTATTAATCTTGTTTTGTGGAAAatgtagaaataataataagtaattttttatattaataatttaaatcaaaagaaaaatattttttatttaaattggtaAACCATACAATTAAATACTAAGACAAACAAAAGTAATATTATACAGGTATTTCACATAaaaaccgacacagagcagggataTGTAgaagataataaattaagatgatttatgcaacttacctctatactaagttgtaccctTAAGGAGTTATAAGCTTTCAAAGctgggtcttaaatttttaaaacattcaataTCTTAGTAATatattaagctagaaaaaccaaatttggtactTATatgttatgagtgtaccaagggtattaattaGTAGCAAGTTGAgatcaattgaggcatttcaaaggattgattaagggtgatggtcctttaaattttcacagattttttaacattttcctatttcctcatttcatgtggaatttaattctaacacttttttcactcttattattttttaaaaaactttgtcatAAAAAACTGCATAAATATCTTAACTTAAAACCGTCGTTAAAGCCAAATGTTAAAGCCCGtttttagaattttctttAGTTCTATTATGTAATCATTAGTATTTAATGggagatttattaatttattaaaaagaatttttatcacCCAACGTGATTGTGAagttttgttgtttaattttatctttcaaaCGCTTTATCTGTATATTATCCAACAGTTttgtaaaatgaatttatCTTCTTTATGTATTGTGGGGTGAACAATAATTGGGCTTCCATTTTTATAGCTATGTCTGTGGGTCTTAtattgaattttgaaaatggaaaatgaaacttcttacttgctttttttataatttattttaacggtACCAGTTTCGGGAAAAACTCAGTTTCCCATCATCAGCTGAAGCTATATACAGGCGGCCctgaaactcaacgtcaagcgggcaccgggtgagaggccaacccatacctgttttggtaaaaataagaaaaaaattccatgtctcttagttaagtggtaatagacatatttttgaaaacgttaaaaatcgGTCCTgtacatcatatctttaggtactacggtcagaaatgttcgcaatttaatagtgattttttttaataatgtattccttatgaaccatgctactgtagaagtcacaaatcaaacaacaaaaatcgttagttttgcaaaaaaatatgttaatttgattgagttaaggttgaaagaatttatgtctatcaagtttgaCACACAATTTCTAAAAACAGGAGTAGTATAACACCCTtggcaagtaattttaaaagatggcctgtttagtcaagtttccaaaaacacttgccatttttcttgtcataaaaaatattattgcctgtttttctgcaaaaaacacgttatttaaaaaattcatacttatgtatgttatttgtatttacgttttattttttcttaactttgttagaagatgtgccaGTCAATACCTACGAACTacaaaatgtggtttcaacaagatggttgctcTTATGTCTTGCAAAAAGACTATTTCAAATAAGGTTAAcctaaagacaaaattaaacaaacaagtttatttattattaattttatagcattattttcttaaaacgaAGGCAAATGCTCAAATTATTTGCCGTCGGCACTAATACAAGCTCTGCATCGTCACAGAAAAGATCTTTTTAGTAGTTGTGCAAATCTCtttgcatttatttcttctgctgctgtataaatattgtggAGCAGTTTGGCAAAATTTTCaatcggtttttaatacactgTTTCTTTTATGCAATCCTAATAAGAAAATCAAGGGGATTTACACTCAGAGAATGAGGCGGCCACGTAATCGAACCACGACGCCCAATCCAGTATTCTGTATGCAATCCCGTACAGGACAAGCATAATGAGctgggcaaccatcttgttgaaaccacatttctcTTTAGATATTGAGtggcacatcttctaacaaagttgttaaatcattttggaggaaatacaaataacatacgaaagtaagaattttttaaataacgcgtttttggcagaaaaacaggcaataatattttttaggaaaagaaaaatggtaagtgttataccattttggaatcttgactaaacaggccatcttttaaaataacttgccaagggtgttgtactagtcctttgtttagaaatcgtgtgtcaaacttaatagacataaattctttcaaccttaactcaatcaaactgatactttttcttgcaaaactaacgacttttgttgttcGATTTTTGACTGCTATAGTAGCATGGTTCATgaggaatacattattaaaaaaatcactattaaattgcgaacatttctgaccatagtacctaaagatatgatgtacgggaacgatttttaacatttacaaaaatgtgtctattaccacttaactaagaaacatagcatttttttcttatttttaccagaacaagtatgggttggcctctcacccggtgcccgcttgacgttgagtttcgggacacctgtcctgtatatataaaaatggttagtgataattaaataaatgtaaaacgTGAACTTATTgtcaataaaactattttggaaacttttttgttgttaagtaaaatcaatcattaaaaaattctttaaaacgaCGAATAGTTAGACAAAGTTATTCGCAAAACTCGTGATATTATAAACACCTGTAAAGAAACACTGATTGAACACACACCATCATTAAAAACcagaaataacaaatattttaacagTTCCCTTTTCATCAATATGAATCCGACGATTCCAAAGCTTTATTCTTTACCCAAACTACATAAGAAAGAAATGCCGATTCGACCTATATATAAACTAGCTAGTTTCACGTTAAACATAtttaaagaaacaaatttcaaaCCAAATTATACAGTATCAAACTCATTTCAATTTATTGaacgaataaaaaatatagacTTTAGAAACAAAGTTATAGTCTCCTTCGACGTAACTAACTTATTTTCTAACACTCCAATAGATATCACACTGAAACTAACTAATGAgcttttttcatcaaattttaaaaataacacagacataattaaacatttaaacatCATTCTAAAACATGTCATCACTCAGAATTACTGCTCTTTTAACGGAGAATTCTGTAATATTGTAGAAGGTTTACCAATGGAAATGCCTCTTTCAGGAATACTTGCCGACATGTACCTTGATCACATCGAA
Proteins encoded:
- the LOC139431925 gene encoding histone H3, giving the protein MARTKQTARKSTGGKAPRKQLATKAARKSAPATGGVKKPHRYRPGTVALREIRRYQKSTELLIRKLPFQRLVREIAQDFKTDLRFQSSAVMALQEASEAYLVGLFEDTNLCAIHAKRVTIMPKDIQLARRIRGERA
- the LOC111413897 gene encoding histone H4, producing MTGRGKGGKGLGKGGAKRHRKVLRDNIQGITKPAIRRLARRGGVKRISGLIYEETRGVLKVFLENVIRDAVTYTEHAKRKTVTAMDVVYALKRQGRTLYGFGG
- the LOC139431955 gene encoding histone H2A; the encoded protein is MSGRGKGGKVKGKAKSRSSRAGLQFPVGRIHRLLRKGNYAERVGAGAPVYLAAVMEYLAAEVLELAGNAARDNKKTRIIPRHLQLAIRNDEELNKLLSGVTIAQGGVLPNIQAVLLPKKTEKKA
- the LOC139432161 gene encoding histone H2B, which gives rise to MPPKTSGKAAKKAGKAQKNISKTDKKKKRKRKESYAIYIYKVLKQVHPDTGISSKAMSIMNSFVNDIFERIAAEASRLAHYNKRSTITSREIQTAVRLLLPGELAKHAVSEGTKAVTKYTSSK